A DNA window from Acinetobacter sp. 10FS3-1 contains the following coding sequences:
- a CDS encoding sensor histidine kinase, which yields MWSCRLNQIKSSRTKKSITNSKPIAEILSDQSCLSRTGQGLGSYFFSQMGQWQYLLELFIGGNTLALAEAQSWQALSVLQLLQYMLYISWILLCFAALLEFFQQQFQRMGIKLALMSGFLLLQVIVLLTTISLNILIYIGTNLSFQGLNWTIILDQLSLHLSLGILLGMFCFRYLYLREQWQQQQHSELKARIQAMQARIHPHFLFNSLNSVISLISIDPDKAEQMLLNLSRLFRASFQELKLVSVQEEIDLCQRYLQIEQIRLGERLQVEWKLENKELYSQVQIPLLTLQPLLENSIFHGVEKILTKSTISVLIEILQNQINIIITNPYMQENKTLKKGHGIAIENVRQRLEAYYGSTVSLQTFAGEEMFTTVLRYRYK from the coding sequence ATGTGGTCATGTCGGCTCAATCAGATTAAAAGCAGTAGAACGAAAAAGAGTATAACAAATTCAAAGCCTATTGCCGAAATTCTATCTGATCAATCTTGCCTGTCCCGAACAGGGCAGGGATTGGGTTCCTATTTTTTTAGCCAGATGGGACAGTGGCAATATTTGCTCGAGCTGTTTATCGGTGGTAATACCCTGGCGCTGGCAGAAGCCCAGTCCTGGCAGGCTTTGAGTGTGCTACAGCTCCTGCAATATATGCTGTATATCAGCTGGATACTGTTATGTTTTGCAGCGCTGCTGGAGTTTTTTCAGCAGCAGTTTCAGCGAATGGGGATTAAACTGGCTTTAATGTCCGGATTTTTACTGTTACAGGTCATTGTGCTGCTGACTACTATCAGCTTGAATATTTTGATATATATTGGAACAAATTTAAGTTTTCAGGGCTTGAACTGGACTATTATTCTGGATCAGCTCAGTCTACACTTAAGTTTAGGAATATTGCTTGGGATGTTTTGTTTTCGCTATCTGTATCTGCGCGAGCAATGGCAGCAGCAGCAGCATAGTGAGCTGAAGGCCCGTATTCAGGCCATGCAGGCACGGATTCACCCGCATTTTCTGTTTAATAGCCTGAATAGTGTCATCAGCCTGATCAGTATTGATCCTGACAAGGCGGAACAAATGCTGTTAAACCTGTCGCGTTTGTTCCGGGCTAGTTTTCAGGAGTTAAAGCTGGTCAGCGTGCAGGAAGAAATTGATCTGTGCCAGCGTTATTTGCAAATTGAACAGATTCGGCTGGGCGAACGCTTGCAAGTTGAATGGAAACTGGAAAACAAGGAGCTATATTCTCAAGTCCAGATTCCCTTACTGACTTTACAACCCTTATTAGAAAATAGTATTTTTCATGGAGTTGAAAAAATCTTAACAAAGAGTACGATAAGCGTATTGATTGAAATATTACAAAATCAAATTAATATCATCATAACAAACCCTTATATGCAGGAAAATAAAACTTTAAAAAAGGGGCACGGTATTGCAATAGAAAATGTCAGACAGCGACTGGAGGCTTATTATGGCTCTACAGTCAGCTTACAGACATTTGCTGGCGAAGAGATGTTCACGACAGTGTTACGATACCGATATAAATAA